Proteins co-encoded in one Ruegeria pomeroyi DSS-3 genomic window:
- a CDS encoding ABC transporter permease, translating to MRHFILRRLAVMLLTAACLTFVVFFLTNLMPNLEKLAKTEANARMSDAEVLSWLTERGYTQDIFTKYGEWLGVVPSSRVNGGDGELYTRCARPERTAEVAPHYCGVLQGEFGFSTVFKEEVSTVIAKRLGTTGYLMLAVLCVMVPLSLLIGVLAGMREGSLADRLLSTFAIITTSTPEYVSAVLLISFFASKNAGISPVLVEWGMIEGPTLFKASAATAMKGITFANFTLPVLALTFYGMGYIARMTRASMTEVMTAQYIRTARLKGASFRAIVLKHALRNAMITPFTVIMLQIPWLLTGVVIVETIFNYKGFGWALVQAAGNNDIELLMGISVVAVIVVLLTQLISDIGYVFLNPRIRVN from the coding sequence ATGCGACACTTCATCCTTCGAAGGCTCGCAGTCATGCTTCTGACTGCGGCCTGCCTGACCTTTGTGGTCTTCTTCCTGACCAACCTGATGCCAAACCTGGAAAAACTCGCCAAGACCGAGGCGAACGCCAGAATGAGCGATGCGGAGGTGCTGTCCTGGCTGACCGAGCGCGGCTACACGCAGGATATCTTTACAAAATACGGCGAATGGCTGGGGGTGGTGCCCTCGTCCCGCGTGAATGGCGGCGACGGGGAGTTGTATACACGCTGCGCCCGGCCAGAGCGCACGGCAGAGGTCGCGCCGCACTATTGCGGTGTGCTGCAGGGAGAGTTCGGCTTTTCGACGGTCTTCAAGGAAGAAGTGAGCACCGTTATCGCCAAACGGCTGGGAACCACGGGATATCTGATGCTTGCGGTGCTCTGCGTCATGGTGCCCTTGTCTCTGCTTATCGGCGTTCTGGCTGGGATGCGGGAAGGGTCACTTGCTGACAGGCTGTTGTCCACTTTCGCGATTATCACGACATCGACCCCCGAATACGTCTCGGCCGTTCTCCTGATCTCCTTCTTCGCTTCCAAGAATGCAGGGATCTCGCCGGTGCTGGTGGAATGGGGGATGATTGAGGGCCCCACACTGTTCAAAGCCTCTGCCGCCACGGCAATGAAGGGGATTACCTTTGCCAACTTCACCCTGCCTGTTCTGGCGCTGACGTTCTACGGCATGGGTTACATCGCCCGGATGACCCGCGCCTCGATGACCGAGGTGATGACGGCGCAGTACATCCGCACCGCCCGGCTCAAGGGCGCGAGCTTCCGTGCCATCGTTCTGAAACACGCGCTGCGGAACGCGATGATCACCCCGTTCACCGTGATCATGCTGCAAATTCCCTGGCTGCTGACCGGTGTTGTGATTGTCGAGACGATCTTCAACTACAAGGGCTTCGGCTGGGCCCTGGTTCAGGCCGCGGGCAACAATGACATAGAGCTGCTCATGGGAATCTCGGTTGTTGCCGTGATCGTCGTGTTGCTGACCCAGCTCATCTCCGACATCGGCTATGTCTTCCTCAACCCGCGCATCCGCGTCAACTAA
- a CDS encoding amino acid ABC transporter permease, whose amino-acid sequence MAIGEIVGMTGFEAFFVQLAEDSPRWNFIWLYDEKQAGRILSGLWMTVKLSIACVLLSLVIGIAGAWLQGTRNRALRASVQGYIQFFRNTPPLVQLLFFYFALGQFTPVVTGTDGWTEIPVISATGWAIISLSFFAGAFNVEIFRAGIEAVPHSTREAEEALGMSRTQTFTNVVFPLALRVSIPALNNNLVNLVKTTTQAFAIAVPELLYESVSIWNDFPSAQNPTMLLLFVVYLGLVGVLVFGMNSWERKMRIPGYGQ is encoded by the coding sequence TTGGCCATCGGGGAGATCGTCGGCATGACAGGTTTCGAAGCATTTTTTGTGCAGCTTGCCGAGGATTCCCCGCGCTGGAATTTCATCTGGCTTTATGACGAGAAGCAGGCCGGACGCATTTTGTCCGGCCTCTGGATGACGGTAAAGCTCAGCATTGCCTGTGTGCTGCTTTCCCTGGTGATCGGCATTGCAGGCGCCTGGCTGCAAGGGACCCGCAACCGCGCCCTGCGCGCGAGTGTTCAGGGTTACATCCAGTTCTTCCGCAACACACCGCCGCTGGTACAGCTGCTGTTTTTCTACTTCGCTTTGGGGCAGTTCACCCCGGTGGTAACGGGCACCGATGGTTGGACCGAGATACCGGTGATCTCCGCGACCGGCTGGGCCATCATTTCGCTGTCGTTTTTTGCAGGAGCATTCAACGTCGAAATCTTCCGCGCCGGGATCGAAGCCGTGCCCCATTCGACCCGCGAGGCTGAGGAAGCGCTGGGGATGAGCCGGACACAAACCTTCACCAATGTGGTCTTCCCGCTGGCATTGCGGGTGTCGATCCCGGCACTGAACAACAACCTTGTGAACCTGGTGAAGACCACCACCCAGGCTTTTGCCATCGCCGTGCCCGAGCTGCTGTATGAAAGCGTCTCGATCTGGAACGATTTTCCATCGGCGCAGAACCCGACGATGCTGCTTCTTTTCGTTGTCTATCTGGGTCTCGTCGGGGTGCTGGTCTTTGGCATGAACTCCTGGGAACGCAAGATGAGGATACCGGGCTATGGCCAGTAA
- a CDS encoding amino acid ABC transporter ATP-binding protein, producing MNTWTSDQPIVSIRDVRKSFGPIEVLKGVSMDIMKGEVICIIGPSGSGKSTLIRCINALNDIQGGSITVEGQEVHDPELDRLQLRKKVGMVFQQYNLFPHKTALENVMMAPVKVLKENKVEVEERARALLKKVRLEGKEHSYPGELSGGQQQRVAIARSLAMRPDVMLFDEVTAALDPETVKEVLVTIKDLAADGMTCILVTHEMGFAREVADHIYFTDKGVIVEHGAPNTFFDNAQDPRTKEFLSQIL from the coding sequence ATGAATACATGGACATCTGATCAGCCGATTGTCTCCATCCGGGACGTCCGCAAATCCTTTGGACCCATCGAAGTCCTCAAAGGCGTCAGCATGGACATCATGAAGGGCGAAGTGATCTGTATCATCGGGCCTTCCGGGTCCGGCAAGTCGACGTTGATCCGCTGCATCAATGCGCTCAACGACATTCAGGGCGGTTCGATTACCGTTGAAGGTCAGGAAGTGCATGACCCAGAGCTCGACCGGCTGCAGCTGCGCAAGAAAGTCGGTATGGTGTTTCAACAGTACAATCTGTTCCCCCACAAAACCGCCTTGGAAAACGTGATGATGGCACCGGTAAAAGTGCTGAAGGAAAACAAGGTTGAAGTCGAGGAACGCGCACGTGCATTGCTGAAAAAGGTTCGGCTGGAGGGCAAGGAGCACAGTTATCCAGGCGAGCTGTCGGGCGGCCAGCAGCAGCGGGTTGCCATCGCGCGCAGCCTGGCGATGCGTCCGGACGTCATGCTGTTTGACGAGGTAACTGCTGCGCTGGACCCGGAAACCGTGAAAGAGGTTTTGGTTACCATCAAGGATCTGGCAGCGGATGGAATGACCTGCATCCTGGTGACGCATGAAATGGGGTTTGCCCGTGAAGTGGCGGACCACATCTATTTCACCGACAAAGGGGTGATCGTCGAACACGGTGCGCCTAACACATTCTTCGACAACGCCCAGGATCCGCGCACGAAAGAGTTTCTGAGCCAGATCCTATGA
- a CDS encoding LysR family transcriptional regulator, whose amino-acid sequence MSRNKPSDQLPDFSLLRNFCVIAGSASLTEAAAKCDLSQPALSQQLQRLEAVLGVSLMERNTRPIRLTRAGKRLAEGLPRQLQELVRLVEHVRSTPDVSRKKLRIAMPDSMSCTMGAEFLSVASSLAQSVELSAGISPWADDALLGRSFDLMVDSPPYDSLGYVNPVRIFNDPYVLVYPASLPPKRPEDFVVTDPQIAYAQTTKFGVRAARIARSLGADAEPAFSFDSSQSLLRFVQVGYGWAVTSVLCLYQTPAALRDLLIFPAPPDASRSLMLLSRTEEMRDLSQDVTHRLIKVFRELVNGPWQKISPEAARFLRGANPDIFADPETPSPPR is encoded by the coding sequence ATGAGCCGCAACAAGCCCTCGGACCAGCTTCCGGATTTTTCGCTCCTGCGGAACTTCTGTGTCATTGCCGGTTCGGCCAGTCTCACCGAAGCGGCCGCAAAATGCGACTTGTCTCAACCCGCGCTTTCCCAGCAATTGCAGCGGCTGGAAGCTGTACTGGGTGTTTCGCTGATGGAGCGGAACACCCGGCCGATCCGTCTGACCCGGGCCGGCAAGCGCCTTGCGGAGGGATTGCCCAGGCAACTGCAGGAGCTGGTCAGGCTGGTTGAGCACGTCCGCTCGACACCGGATGTCAGCCGCAAGAAGCTACGGATCGCGATGCCTGACAGCATGTCCTGCACCATGGGCGCGGAATTCCTGTCTGTCGCCAGTTCGCTTGCGCAATCGGTCGAGCTCAGCGCGGGCATTTCGCCTTGGGCCGACGATGCCCTGCTGGGGCGAAGTTTCGACCTGATGGTAGACAGCCCGCCCTATGACTCGCTGGGCTATGTGAATCCTGTCAGGATCTTCAACGACCCTTACGTTCTGGTGTACCCGGCTTCCTTGCCGCCAAAGCGGCCCGAGGATTTTGTGGTGACCGATCCGCAGATCGCCTATGCGCAGACCACGAAATTCGGTGTGCGTGCGGCCCGTATTGCCCGGAGCCTCGGTGCCGACGCCGAGCCCGCTTTCAGTTTTGACTCAAGCCAGAGCCTGCTGCGCTTTGTCCAGGTTGGCTACGGCTGGGCAGTGACATCGGTCCTGTGCCTCTATCAGACCCCGGCGGCATTGCGCGATCTGTTGATTTTCCCGGCCCCGCCCGATGCGTCCCGCAGTCTAATGCTGCTCAGCCGCACCGAGGAGATGCGCGATCTGTCGCAAGACGTCACGCACAGGCTGATCAAGGTGTTCAGGGAGCTGGTGAACGGCCCCTGGCAAAAGATTTCGCCAGAGGCCGCACGCTTCCTGCGGGGGGCGAATCCGGATATCTTTGCAGATCCGGAGACGCCCTCGCCGCCCAGATAG
- a CDS encoding amino acid ABC transporter permease produces the protein MFLVRWLAGMPPQFILLLLLAWPTMAFAQTASYGMGDAFAALWRWIPFLTFQGFVFNVVISVFSMLIGTVAGAALGLGQISRNNWLRRLSWGVTQLFRNAPWLVILFIVLLAFPFEFEIFGVVIPVPAWMKAVIGLSLPIMANISEIVRGAVMSVPSAQWEAAESLSFTRTQTLWQIILPQCFKRMIPPWMNWYAILTMATPLCSMLGVGEIITFSRQAMEAENNRPELLVPFFGYALVLFFAYCYPIARITIALEKRYAVKL, from the coding sequence ATGTTTCTGGTCCGCTGGCTGGCTGGCATGCCACCGCAGTTCATCTTGTTATTGTTGCTGGCCTGGCCGACCATGGCGTTTGCTCAGACAGCCAGTTACGGCATGGGTGATGCTTTTGCGGCTCTTTGGCGCTGGATTCCGTTTCTGACCTTTCAGGGCTTTGTTTTCAATGTCGTGATTTCGGTCTTTTCAATGCTGATCGGCACCGTCGCCGGCGCGGCTCTGGGGCTTGGTCAGATATCTCGGAACAATTGGCTTCGACGGCTGAGCTGGGGTGTCACCCAGCTGTTCCGCAATGCGCCCTGGCTGGTGATCCTGTTTATCGTGTTGCTCGCCTTTCCGTTTGAATTTGAGATCTTCGGCGTGGTGATCCCCGTTCCGGCCTGGATGAAGGCCGTCATCGGATTGTCCCTTCCGATCATGGCGAATATTTCCGAGATTGTGCGCGGTGCGGTGATGTCGGTGCCGTCTGCCCAATGGGAGGCGGCGGAATCGCTGTCCTTTACCCGAACCCAAACCCTCTGGCAGATCATCCTGCCGCAATGCTTCAAGCGGATGATCCCGCCCTGGATGAACTGGTACGCCATCCTGACAATGGCGACCCCGTTGTGTTCGATGCTGGGAGTCGGTGAAATCATCACCTTTTCGCGCCAGGCAATGGAGGCGGAAAACAATCGGCCCGAGCTTCTGGTGCCATTCTTCGGGTATGCGCTGGTTCTGTTCTTTGCCTATTGCTACCCGATCGCCCGCATCACGATCGCGCTGGAAAAGCGCTATGCCGTCAAACTCTGA
- a CDS encoding substrate-binding periplasmic protein produces the protein MNRLFQILEAICLIGIMMRPVHAETWVVGSMEGFAPFNYSINGEYSGIDVQILNEAAERIGVTLDHRPLPWKRALLDFETGQLDAVFQLAPTPERFQKWNMVGPLRRTRTVFATLKGSPIQDIRSLSDLDGLVVGVVSGFTYEARFDSYQLLQREASLDDFTNLRKLLLGRSDLIVGGYETLHYVASELNALDKLKFLPTPLAEHARYIGFHRTPEGDDMARRLQAELERMQANRIPPEYLRYYFSR, from the coding sequence ATGAACCGGCTCTTCCAGATCCTAGAGGCCATCTGTCTCATTGGCATAATGATGCGCCCCGTCCATGCAGAAACCTGGGTGGTCGGGTCGATGGAAGGATTTGCACCCTTCAACTATTCGATCAACGGCGAATACTCGGGAATTGACGTGCAGATCCTGAACGAGGCCGCCGAGCGGATCGGAGTAACGCTGGACCACAGGCCGTTGCCTTGGAAACGCGCGCTGCTGGATTTCGAGACCGGCCAGCTGGATGCCGTCTTTCAGTTGGCGCCGACGCCGGAGCGGTTTCAGAAATGGAACATGGTCGGCCCGCTGCGCAGGACACGCACCGTTTTTGCGACTTTGAAAGGTTCTCCGATCCAGGATATCCGCTCTCTCTCGGATCTGGACGGCCTCGTTGTCGGCGTGGTTTCCGGGTTCACATACGAAGCACGGTTCGACAGTTACCAGCTTCTTCAACGCGAAGCCTCGCTTGATGATTTCACCAACCTTCGCAAGCTGCTTCTCGGTCGTTCTGATCTGATTGTCGGCGGCTACGAGACACTGCATTACGTCGCAAGTGAACTGAATGCGCTGGACAAGCTGAAGTTTCTGCCAACCCCTTTGGCCGAACACGCCCGCTACATCGGTTTTCACCGCACTCCAGAGGGCGATGATATGGCCCGTCGCCTGCAGGCCGAGCTGGAGAGGATGCAGGCAAACCGTATCCCGCCTGAATATCTGCGCTATTACTTCTCGCGATGA
- a CDS encoding dipeptide ABC transporter ATP-binding protein, translating into MTKLAEYDGPILEIDKLSISFFTRLREIPAVMDFSVTVQPGEAVGLVGESGCGKSTVALGVMQDLGKNGRIVGGTIKFKGRDLAQMSAEELRDIRGNEIAMIYQEPMASLNPAMKIGRQLMEVPMIHEGVSADEARKRALEVVSDVRLPDPERMLNSYPHQLSGGQQQRIVIAMALMSKPALLILDEPTTALDVTVEAAVVELVKDLGKKYGTSMLFISHNLGLVLETCDRLCVMYSGEAVERGSIKDVFDEMQHPYTQALFRSIPLPGADKNSRPLVAIPGNFPLPHERPPGCNFGPRCDYFEAGRCDAQDILMEAVPGNDRHHTRCLKFREIDWNAPIMLAAQKEKGEIGEVVLKMDNLKKYYEVSANALFGGGEKKVVKANETLSFEARESETLAIVGESGCGKSTFAKVLMGLETATDGHILLDNRSIEQIPIEERDTKTVSDVQMVFQNPFDTLNPSMTVGRQIIRALEIFGIGKTDGERQQRMLELLDLVKLPRAFAERMPRQLSGGQKQRVGIARAFAGGARIVVADEPVSALDVSVQAAVTDLLMEIQREQKTTLLFISHDLSIVRYLSDRVMVMYLGHVVELGTTDQVFSPPYHPYTEALLSAVPIADTSVIKEHIVLEGDIPSAMNPPPGCPFQTRCRWKSEVPGGLCDKDVPPVRQLGDGHQVKCHLSDEVLARMGPVIKIAAE; encoded by the coding sequence ATGACCAAACTGGCGGAATATGACGGGCCGATCCTGGAGATCGACAAGCTGTCGATTTCCTTTTTCACCCGGCTGCGGGAGATCCCCGCGGTGATGGATTTCTCGGTCACCGTTCAGCCCGGCGAGGCGGTGGGGCTGGTCGGGGAATCCGGCTGCGGCAAGTCCACCGTGGCGCTGGGGGTGATGCAGGACCTGGGCAAGAACGGCCGCATCGTGGGCGGCACCATCAAGTTCAAGGGTCGCGACCTGGCGCAGATGAGCGCCGAGGAGCTGCGCGACATTCGCGGCAACGAGATCGCGATGATCTATCAGGAGCCGATGGCCAGCCTCAACCCGGCGATGAAGATCGGCAGGCAGCTGATGGAAGTGCCGATGATCCACGAAGGCGTGTCTGCCGACGAGGCGCGCAAACGCGCGCTGGAAGTGGTGAGCGACGTGCGCCTGCCCGACCCCGAGCGGATGCTCAACAGCTATCCCCACCAGCTGTCGGGCGGCCAGCAGCAGCGCATCGTCATCGCCATGGCGCTGATGTCGAAACCGGCGCTGCTGATCCTGGACGAGCCCACCACCGCGCTCGATGTGACGGTCGAGGCCGCCGTGGTCGAGCTGGTCAAGGACCTGGGCAAGAAATACGGCACCTCGATGCTGTTCATCAGCCACAACCTGGGCCTGGTGCTGGAGACCTGCGACCGGCTTTGCGTGATGTATTCCGGCGAGGCGGTCGAGCGCGGCTCGATCAAGGATGTGTTCGACGAGATGCAGCACCCCTATACCCAGGCGCTGTTCCGCTCGATCCCGCTGCCGGGCGCCGACAAGAACAGCCGCCCGCTGGTGGCCATTCCCGGCAACTTTCCCCTGCCGCACGAGCGCCCGCCCGGCTGCAACTTCGGGCCGCGCTGCGACTATTTCGAGGCCGGGCGCTGCGATGCGCAGGACATCCTGATGGAGGCGGTGCCGGGCAATGACCGCCACCACACCCGCTGCCTGAAGTTCCGCGAGATCGACTGGAACGCGCCGATCATGCTCGCGGCGCAAAAGGAAAAGGGCGAGATCGGCGAGGTGGTCCTGAAGATGGACAACCTCAAGAAATACTACGAGGTCTCGGCCAACGCCCTGTTCGGCGGCGGCGAGAAGAAGGTGGTCAAGGCCAACGAGACCCTGTCATTCGAGGCGCGCGAATCCGAGACGCTGGCCATCGTCGGCGAGTCGGGCTGCGGCAAGTCCACATTCGCCAAGGTGCTGATGGGGCTGGAAACCGCCACCGACGGCCATATCCTGCTGGACAACCGCAGCATCGAGCAGATCCCGATCGAGGAGCGCGACACCAAGACCGTCTCGGATGTGCAGATGGTGTTCCAGAACCCGTTCGACACGCTCAACCCGTCGATGACCGTGGGCCGCCAGATCATCCGCGCGCTGGAAATCTTCGGCATCGGCAAGACCGATGGCGAGCGCCAGCAGCGGATGCTGGAACTGCTCGACCTGGTGAAACTGCCGCGCGCCTTTGCCGAGCGGATGCCGCGACAGCTGTCGGGCGGCCAGAAACAGCGCGTCGGCATCGCCCGCGCCTTTGCCGGCGGCGCCCGCATCGTGGTGGCGGACGAGCCGGTCTCGGCGCTGGACGTGTCGGTGCAGGCGGCGGTGACCGACCTGCTGATGGAGATCCAGCGCGAGCAGAAGACGACGCTGCTGTTCATCAGCCATGACCTGTCGATCGTGCGCTATCTCAGCGACCGGGTGATGGTGATGTACCTGGGCCATGTGGTCGAGTTGGGCACCACCGACCAGGTGTTCAGCCCGCCCTACCACCCCTATACCGAGGCGCTGCTGAGCGCGGTGCCGATCGCCGACACCTCGGTGATCAAGGAACATATCGTGCTCGAAGGCGACATCCCCTCGGCGATGAACCCGCCGCCGGGCTGCCCGTTCCAGACCCGCTGCCGCTGGAAATCCGAAGTGCCCGGCGGCCTGTGCGACAAGGACGTGCCACCGGTGCGCCAGCTGGGCGACGGCCATCAGGTGAAATGCCACCTGAGCGACGAGGTGCTGGCCAGAATGGGCCCCGTCATCAAAATCGCCGCAGAGTGA
- a CDS encoding ABC transporter permease, producing the protein MTDLTTFELIQQLLLRFLPVWACMAVILAGSITTRRKTGLYGQIFDSPVGIAGFSLVLFWVLTAIFANQIITHDPYGQFSGMKNAFPGSAIPGAEEDTFPWYLLGGDNLARDVFSRLVSGSRIVLTVSPVATVFAFLVGITLGLPAGYYGGRMDTALTFTANLIIAFPVILLFYLLVTPEIRAGGPTISFGAGHVWQASVPNVLAAIIFVFPMIFFCLFWQSRFYVRPMLRNVLIAITLGVGVWAYLGTAFDYDPTGIFLIEPGLKNIFAIIAMVGAPAKFRIVRGQVLDIKTRDFVAAAQTRGERSWYIMLWEILPNARGPLIVDFCLRIGYTAILLGALGFFGLGLTPESPDWGTTINEGRKFLALYAHPALAPALALMSLVLGLNLLGDTLREESLKD; encoded by the coding sequence ATGACTGATCTCACGACCTTTGAACTGATCCAGCAATTACTGCTGCGTTTTCTGCCCGTCTGGGCTTGTATGGCGGTCATCCTGGCCGGCTCCATCACAACCCGCCGCAAAACCGGCCTCTACGGCCAGATCTTCGACAGCCCGGTCGGGATTGCAGGGTTTTCCCTGGTGCTGTTCTGGGTTTTGACCGCGATATTTGCCAATCAGATCATCACACATGATCCCTATGGCCAGTTCTCCGGCATGAAGAACGCCTTCCCTGGCAGCGCCATCCCCGGTGCGGAGGAAGATACCTTTCCCTGGTATCTTCTGGGCGGCGACAACCTGGCGCGCGACGTGTTCTCGCGGCTGGTGTCCGGCAGCCGGATTGTTCTGACCGTTTCTCCTGTCGCGACGGTTTTTGCGTTCCTGGTGGGGATCACTCTGGGACTGCCCGCAGGATACTACGGCGGCCGTATGGACACCGCCCTGACCTTTACCGCCAACCTGATCATCGCCTTCCCGGTCATCCTGCTGTTCTACTTGCTGGTGACCCCGGAAATCCGGGCCGGGGGTCCCACGATCAGCTTTGGCGCAGGTCATGTCTGGCAGGCTTCTGTCCCCAATGTTCTGGCGGCGATCATCTTTGTCTTCCCGATGATCTTCTTCTGCCTGTTCTGGCAATCGCGCTTCTATGTCCGCCCGATGCTGCGCAATGTGCTGATTGCCATCACGCTGGGCGTTGGTGTCTGGGCCTATCTCGGGACGGCCTTCGACTATGACCCGACCGGAATATTTCTGATTGAACCTGGCCTGAAGAATATCTTCGCCATCATCGCGATGGTTGGCGCGCCTGCCAAGTTCCGCATCGTGCGCGGTCAGGTTCTGGACATCAAGACGCGTGATTTTGTTGCGGCTGCCCAGACCCGCGGCGAGCGTTCCTGGTACATCATGCTGTGGGAGATCCTGCCCAATGCGCGCGGACCGCTGATCGTCGATTTCTGCCTGCGCATCGGCTATACCGCGATCCTTTTGGGCGCCTTGGGTTTCTTCGGTCTCGGCCTGACCCCGGAAAGCCCGGATTGGGGCACCACCATCAACGAAGGCCGCAAGTTCCTGGCGCTTTATGCCCATCCCGCCCTGGCCCCTGCACTGGCGCTCATGAGCCTCGTTCTGGGCCTGAACCTGCTGGGGGACACCCTGCGTGAAGAATCCCTGAAAGACTGA
- a CDS encoding transporter substrate-binding domain-containing protein, whose amino-acid sequence MKHLIATTALASLTLAPIAATAAECTNDAWNRIQERGKIVVGVKADYKPWGFRDTDGSIIGMEIDMAAEVAKTLGVELELTPVVASNRMQFLEQGQIDLMIATMTDRADRREIVGIVGPNYYTSGTNILAPKALGFSSWNELNGKPVCGVQGAFYNQIVEDKYGAQIVAFAGAAEARQALRDKKCVAFVYDDSSIGSAIASGEWEDFEMPLASEDDSPWGLAVPKGEENCIFGRFMTGMQYSWHQNGSLINWEAKWGIKPTAYLQELNAKLADQVAE is encoded by the coding sequence ATGAAACACCTGATTGCCACCACAGCACTTGCCAGCCTTACCCTGGCCCCAATCGCCGCGACGGCCGCAGAGTGCACCAATGACGCCTGGAACCGGATCCAGGAGCGCGGAAAGATCGTTGTCGGCGTCAAGGCCGATTACAAGCCCTGGGGCTTTCGCGACACTGACGGCTCGATCATCGGGATGGAAATCGACATGGCCGCGGAGGTCGCCAAGACCCTTGGGGTCGAGCTGGAACTGACCCCGGTCGTTGCATCGAACCGGATGCAGTTTCTTGAACAGGGGCAAATCGATCTGATGATTGCCACAATGACCGACCGCGCGGACCGCCGTGAAATCGTCGGCATTGTCGGCCCGAACTACTATACTTCCGGCACCAATATCCTTGCGCCAAAGGCATTGGGGTTCTCTTCCTGGAACGAGCTGAACGGGAAACCGGTCTGTGGGGTACAGGGGGCATTTTACAATCAGATTGTTGAGGACAAATACGGCGCCCAGATCGTGGCCTTCGCAGGGGCCGCCGAGGCGCGTCAGGCATTGCGCGACAAGAAATGCGTTGCCTTTGTCTATGACGATTCTTCCATCGGCTCGGCAATCGCTTCTGGCGAATGGGAAGACTTCGAAATGCCGCTGGCGTCCGAGGACGACAGCCCATGGGGGCTTGCGGTGCCCAAGGGCGAAGAGAACTGTATCTTTGGCCGCTTCATGACCGGCATGCAGTACAGCTGGCACCAGAATGGCAGCCTGATCAATTGGGAAGCCAAATGGGGCATCAAGCCGACAGCCTACCTTCAGGAGCTGAACGCCAAGCTGGCGGACCAGGTCGCAGAGTAA
- a CDS encoding type 1 glutamine amidotransferase → MPEILIVESSSPGIASARRELGRAAPQNFSRVFAAAIPDIKIRVVEPYLKELTCADFDGVDGVVMTGAGDDWAADDDLATPIRAACDLALETGRPVLGVCYGLQIATVCLGGKIAASPKGKETGLALKVELTEQGARHPMMQGRRQGFSVACAHRDEVIRMPDGGQRLAYNAHSDVQAMSVQQSGVDFWGLQYHPEISPSIVANAIREHGSLFSNTGIDIEDLLKVETDLETAQRLGCSLADFELPNRTRELINWIEYVASKTTVAA, encoded by the coding sequence ATGCCTGAAATCCTGATTGTCGAATCCAGTTCGCCTGGCATTGCCAGCGCCCGTCGCGAACTTGGGCGTGCAGCGCCGCAAAATTTCTCGCGCGTGTTCGCCGCAGCCATCCCCGATATCAAGATCCGTGTGGTGGAGCCCTATCTGAAAGAACTGACATGTGCGGATTTTGATGGTGTTGATGGCGTTGTCATGACGGGCGCGGGCGACGACTGGGCCGCCGATGACGATCTGGCGACCCCGATTCGGGCCGCCTGCGACCTCGCGCTGGAGACCGGCCGCCCCGTGCTGGGAGTCTGCTACGGGCTACAGATCGCCACGGTCTGCCTGGGTGGGAAGATCGCCGCCTCCCCGAAGGGCAAGGAAACCGGTCTCGCACTGAAAGTCGAGCTGACAGAGCAGGGCGCCCGCCACCCGATGATGCAGGGCCGCCGGCAGGGATTCAGCGTCGCCTGCGCCCATCGCGACGAGGTCATCCGCATGCCCGACGGCGGCCAGCGCCTGGCCTATAACGCGCATAGCGACGTGCAGGCGATGTCCGTGCAGCAGAGCGGTGTGGATTTCTGGGGCCTGCAGTATCATCCCGAAATCTCGCCCTCGATCGTTGCCAATGCGATCCGCGAGCATGGCAGCCTGTTCTCGAACACCGGCATCGACATCGAAGACCTTCTGAAAGTTGAAACCGATCTTGAAACCGCGCAACGGCTGGGCTGTTCACTTGCCGATTTCGAGCTTCCCAACCGGACCCGCGAGTTGATCAACTGGATCGAATACGTCGCCAGCAAGACAACCGTGGCCGCCTGA